Below is a window of Malus domestica chromosome 13, GDT2T_hap1 DNA.
ATGCTTAAAACAATAGCTACCAGTAGTGCAATTGAGCAGCCAGAAAAGAAACCTGAAAGTTAAAACGAAATAGgaattaaattattttctttaacaGAGAACTAGGAATTAACAATTGGAGACTCCATGACATTGCTACATGTTGCAACGGTCATATTTCTAGAAAAAGGTGGAGCAAAAAGGTTAATTGGCACTGTTACTACTCTTACCGGAGAAGAATGTTACACTGCCCTTCTCTTTTAGCTTTTGGCCTCAGTGACTTCATACCTTCCCTGCGatttgagtttgaaaatttttgtATGAAGGTAGTCTCCACTCTCTCCAACAGGTTAGTGACctataaagaaataaaaatgaatcGATAACTTACAAATATACACCTCTTCAACATGTTTACAGGAAGAAATGATTAGAACTTGAAGATCAACAAAGCAATAGAATTCTGAATGCTGAAATGATtaacaatagaaaaacaagaaatacATCTGACAAACCTCATCAGAACTGCCGACATTAGAGTTGTCTACTATTAGCATGTATGATCTGGCCGCTCTCCTTGATGCAATCTGTGTTATTAGAATGGATTTTTCGTCACAACACTTTGCTTAAATTCAAATTGAGAATATGGAACTCAAAATTTTGACACATTTTGGTTTGAAGTGCATGTCTTACCTTCTCATATTTTTTCATAATCTTCGAAAATGCTGAGAGGTTCATAAAACTGGTTCACCATTTGCAAAAGTGTAAGTACATAATACTGAGTGACAACCCAAAATGCAAGACCATGCATCCAAAGTGGAAGGTATGCTGACGCAATTACTATTTATCACCTGTAGTGCTTTAGCAGTTGAAGCTGGTGGTAAAATTGAATGAACGCAGCTCTTAAACGTTcttccactctcttcagctCCTCGTTATCAAAGCTCAACTCTTCTTCCCTAGAGTCCTTGAAAACACCTTTTATGGTGGATATTGGAGATTCAAGCGTATTGGTAATCCTCACATGCTCAAGAACCTCCATAGGATCTTCTTTTTGGGTATAGGTTTTCAATAACTCTCTTCCATCGCTACTAGAATTCTTGACATGGTTCGGATTGACTTCTGAACCACCAGTGCTTGGTTCTCGTCGATGCTCCTCATTTACTTGCAATCCAGATGTCAAACCAGTAGGCTCATTTCCTACACATTTGGCAGGAAACTTGAATTTGTAAGAATTAATTAAAGTCAACCAAAGCTTCATAATTAACCACTCTCAATTAAGTGTATCATCTATTAATATGCTTGCACTgcatgtattatatatatatatatatatatatatatatatatatatatatatatatatccacatATAACACAAAACAAATTGATCATATATCTCCACTTACCTAAGTTGTCATCTGCACTTGACTTATTACTTGTCAGGTGTACTGCCGAATTGTTATGTCTCTTTGAACGAGAGCCGTATTGATCAAGCTTCTTGACTTTTAATCTCAGTGCAACCAAAGCCTCCATTTGCTTATCCAGATTATttgcttctttcttcacctcctCCACTTTATCATTATAAAAGGTATTGACTTTGTTGAGCTCTTGATCGAGTTTTCGGAAAAATGTCGCCTCAATATCTCCTCCTTCTTCGGATTGCCTCAGAAACTTGGTCTTGTAAACCTCTCTGCAACCGTCTCCGTGCAATGTGTTGACATCGATTACTTGGTCCTCGATATCTCCGTTGCTCCGGAGACTGCCAGATTGTAGCTCAATCCCACTGATGGTTCTGTCAGGGGGAGAACGTCTCCGCTCAAAGTCTTTGGAGGGTGTTACGGAGTGCTTGTTTCGCTTGTATTCTCTGAGCTCCCTTAGTATCCTCTTGAGACCATTGTAATCCATGTAGGCTTCTGCCCACTCAGGCACCATTTGTTTCTTGAAATCTTTCCCGAATTTCATCTTGATGTTGGGTTGTAAGTAATTGCTTATGGTTACATAAAACTGTTGAAAGTTCTGAACTTTCAGCTACCCCAAGTTCTGAACTCCAATTCCCTGCAAATAATAGCTGGTTTCTTAGAGAAAAACAatatccaaaaccaaaaacGAAAACCAACAAAAGTTATGAGAAGCTTGAGCAATCAACTATGAATTAATCTGTAGATTACCCTGTTTTACTAAACCAAATGGAAATTAACGAAGAACAaaagatgggtttttttttttctttctcagaGACCCATCTCCTCGAAACTGCCAGTTGAGCTCCTCTTTCTTCGTCTTGAAGTAGTAAGAAACAAAAGAGTCGCCCAATCCAAATAGCTATGCCGCTTCGATATATGTGCATACAACAAAAGTCACCGactaaaatacacaaacacgtaGTGGGCATTACATGCAGTCCCGTGACATTACCTTACGTGCTTCAATTTTCCAAAATCCAACCTCACACAGCGAATGGAAGTCGTGTTTATTAGCTGGGTCTGGATTTTGCTGGGTTGGAGTGCAACGCAAGCAAATGACACTTCAGAATGCGGATAAAAATACACCACTTTTTACACGCGTCGCCATTGGAGCCTGAAACTACTGCTGAGAATCGAGGCCACCGCGATTGATGGTGGTGACGTTCCCTCCGCCGACTCTTGAGCAGCTTCATTTTCAACCGCCATTTGCTTCGACTGTAATTTAACAGAGGCACTGGCGGCTGATGGGCCTCTGAGAGGCCGCCTCTCTATGATATTATGGAAGATGGGTTGGACTAGCCTGGCCCAGATTGTTCTGTGTAGTTGTTTTCAGCTTCATATCAGCCCAAGGTTGCGGATCGTAACACCAAACATTAAGTACTCAGATAGATACCTAGGCCATCTTCGATCGAAGGAGTTATATATATAGTCCCGTCCAGATAGACCTAGGCCGTCTTTCACAGAGTCTGtaattttgttcttttggtgttttgaaATCATCAAGTGTTTTGATTAACTTACCATGTAAAGTTGGAATATATACTTTTTTCTAATGCCAAAATCACTGTGTCTATCATTATtcgacataaataaaaaatacaaatgtTATGTTTGTCGATTAAATTGTTTATAACTTAAATTGTGGTTAGCGAAACTGAGTAACACGTAttcattaaattaaaattttataagtCGCACGTGATTAAGAAAGATTTTTCGCAAGTGCATCGTAGAGACCAGGCCATAAAGGTCATATTCTAGAAGCCTTGTTCTAAAATGCACTAAACAAGTGAATTTCCTTCCAAATGCATtgcattttgtcattttcaactCTCAAGTCTAATTTTATAGTGAATTCTTAATAAATTCAGACTAAACTATATCAACAAAACTCTGATTGTTAAACAAAAATGTATGAAAACCTTCTAATCAAAActgaacataaataaaaataaaaggtaatttaataatttattgaacACAAATTTAACTATTTTTTATATGAACCTTACAACCAACAAGTGATGATAACAGGTTTCGTTTGGAAATTCAATCTCTCGCCACATTACTTTCTTCCCTTTCATTCTATCTCTCTATTTTCTTCTTCCATTGTCAACGTTACAGATCGGGGTCGGGTTTGGGTGGGATGGGTCTCATAGGACGGGTCGTGTGGGAACAAGATCATGAGTGGTTTGAAGGAGGGGGTGGTGGATCGAATTGTGGAGGTTAGGTCGTAGAGAGTGGGCTAGGTAGGTGGTGGAGGGGTGTGCGTGTGTGATATTGGATGAGGCCACCGCTTAGACGGGTTTCACTGGGCACCGTTTGACATAGGTGACGGGGGTGGAGTGGTGATAtattgtggttttttttttttttttttttttaagcagttagggattttataaattaaaaaataaatgaatgcACTCATAATCCAATGAATTGAGtggcaaaaattaaaaattggcaCACACATCAAGCTTAAAAACACGAGTATGGCAGTAGATGTAATAGAAATAGGCTAGAAGGCTTTCCCCAGAGAGGCCACAAAGGATTTTCACACTCGTATCGCGTGTGCCAGTTAGCTAGTCTAAAATAACCATAATGCTAAGAATAATGatacgaaaattaaaattttaaactaaatgatgtgtcaccagtGTAAAATAAGCGTGTTAATCAACAATTAAATAACAATACAATTAAAACaaccacattatttggtttacaaagttttattttAAACTGTTATTGTCCCGAACCCATTGTTAATAATTTCGATTTGGGGACTCACATAATTAATTCCATTATTGGTTGGGCTTTTGTTTATGTTAAATATATTTGGcataaatttaaaagaaaactaatgaaaagggcttgaaaactttgagttttaatgataaggaaaaaataaagggtaaagtgaatagtactaggattgactttttagtgtaaaaatgtggtttttcgttaaagtaaacagtaccggaagcttttcgttaaagttccctaaatttaaTTTTGAAAGTTCAActgtattaaaataataataataaatttcaaCCAAAGCAAGCTGCATGCGCAATCCGCCTGCCACGTTTGGCCTGTTGAAGACGAAACGAAACCAGGCGAAACCCCTCCTCATTTCTACGGCCTTAACCACCACGCCGAAACAATACGGAGACTCTTCCCACTTCCCAGAATCCCAGTCCACCTCCCtccctcccctctctctctctctctctctctctctctctctctctctctgcaactgCACTCGTTTAATGAAATACGAACCGAGAGATAACCATGGCATGCTCGAATCCAATCGAGATATCATAATTTATGAATGGATTTGAGAGAATCCAAAAGCAGGAGGCGACTTTCACCGCAACCGAACCCCGCGGGCCGTAATAAACCCGTCTCAGCCGATCGGGTCGCCCCGTCGACGTCCCGGCTGATGACTCCGATGAATCTGACCAAGATACTAGCTGTTCTATTGGTCTCTCTCCCGGTTCTCGTCACCCTCTCTCTCGTTCTTCAAAACTCGccttccaatcaaatcaaaggcTTCGCCGACGCCAGAATTATCGAAAGACTCGTTCAAAATGACACGTCATCTTCGTCCAGCTCAGGTAATATATGAGTAAGATTCAGTATTGTTCAAACAGCCTTACTTATTGTTTGGTTACCGAGAAAAATGCAGGGAAAGTTCAACAATGAATTTCATACGTTGAATTCGTAATTTTAGATTTTCTGCATGCAAGATTGGTAATCTGGTTCTGGTGTGGAATTGGGTGACGATCAAAGTTCGATCTTTCTAATTATTTTGCTCTGATTTTACAGTAGATGGTTTCTCAGATCATACTCACATGCCCAAAGACGAGCTACATGATGGACTAATTGCTCCTGGATTTGATGAAGGTTCTTGCTTGAGCAGATATCAATCCAATTTCTACAGAAAAATTTCACCCCACAAACCATCTTCTCATCTTCTCTCCAGACTCAGAGGTTATGAAGATCTCCACAAGAGATGTGGGCCCCACACCAAACCCTACAACAAAACCCTAGAGCAACTCAACTCCAGTGACCCTATCACTGCCATTGATAGTTCAGAAGAGTGCAAGTATGTGGTTTGGATATCTTACAGTGGCTTGGGGAACAAGATACTCACCATATCCTCTGCTTTCCTCTATGCCTTGCTCACGAACAGAGTCCTTCTCGTGGACCCTGGAAAGGACATGGCCGACCTCTTCTGCGAGCCCTTCCCTGAAAACTCATGGCTGTTGCCTAACGACTTCCCTGTTAAAGACCGCTTTGACGCGTTGGATCAGAAATCTCCTTATTGCTACGGAAACATTCTGAAATCAAAGAATAATAAGATCGCAAACGCTTCGGCATCATTTTTGTATCTTCATCTGGCTCATGATTATGATGATCAAGATAGGCTCTTTTTCTGCGATGAAGAACAAAGTCTGATCGAGAAAGTTCCTTGGCTGATTATGAGAACAGATAACTACTTTGTTCCATCGCTTTTCTTGATGCCGTCTTTCGAGCAAGAACTCGAAAAGCTTTTCCCGGAAAAGGAAACTGTTTTCCACCACTTGGGTAGGTATCTTTTCCAACCTTCAAATCATGTATGGGGGTTGATCACAAGATACTACCAAGCTCACTTAGCAAAGGTAGATGAGAGGATTGGGATTCAAGTTCGAACTTTCGAGGCAGGGCCTAGCCCGCTTCGGCATGTGATGAACCAAATCTATGCATGCGCTTTCAAGGAGAAACTGCTTCCTCAAGTGGATAGGAAGAAACCAATCGTCACAGCTGCATCAGGAATACCGAAACTTAAGTCGGTTTTAATTACTTCTTTGACCTCAGGGTACTCTGAGGATTTGAGGAATATGTACTGGGAACATCCGACTGTGAATGGGGACACAATCGGGGTTTTCCAGCCGAGTCACGAAGGGCATCAGCAGACGGATAAGAATCTGCACGACCGGAAAGCTTGGGCTGAAATGTACCTGCTTAGTTTGTGTGATGTGTTGGTCACAAGTGCATGGTCGACTTTCGGGTACGTGGCTCAAGGTCTGGGAGGTCTTAAACCGTGGATTCTGTACAAGCCGGAGAATCAGACGACACCTGATCCACCTTGCGGTCAGGTCATGTCGATGGAGCCATGCTTCCATGCTCCACCGTTTTATGACTGCAAGGCGAAGAAAGGAGTAGATACGGGTGCACTTGTGCCTCATGTGAGACACTGTGAGGATATGAGTTGGGGACTCAAGCTAGTGGATAGTCATGAATCTCATGGCCAGTTGTAGCTGTTTGTTCTTAAATGTAATGCGAGATAGTAATTCTT
It encodes the following:
- the LOC103451794 gene encoding galactoside 2-alpha-L-fucosyltransferase-like isoform X1; the protein is MDLRESKSRRRLSPQPNPAGRNKPVSADRVAPSTSRLMTPMNLTKILAVLLVSLPVLVTLSLVLQNSPSNQIKGFADARIIERLVQNDTSSSSSSVDGFSDHTHMPKDELHDGLIAPGFDEGSCLSRYQSNFYRKISPHKPSSHLLSRLRGYEDLHKRCGPHTKPYNKTLEQLNSSDPITAIDSSEECKYVVWISYSGLGNKILTISSAFLYALLTNRVLLVDPGKDMADLFCEPFPENSWLLPNDFPVKDRFDALDQKSPYCYGNILKSKNNKIANASASFLYLHLAHDYDDQDRLFFCDEEQSLIEKVPWLIMRTDNYFVPSLFLMPSFEQELEKLFPEKETVFHHLGRYLFQPSNHVWGLITRYYQAHLAKVDERIGIQVRTFEAGPSPLRHVMNQIYACAFKEKLLPQVDRKKPIVTAASGIPKLKSVLITSLTSGYSEDLRNMYWEHPTVNGDTIGVFQPSHEGHQQTDKNLHDRKAWAEMYLLSLCDVLVTSAWSTFGYVAQGLGGLKPWILYKPENQTTPDPPCGQVMSMEPCFHAPPFYDCKAKKGVDTGALVPHVRHCEDMSWGLKLVDSHESHGQL
- the LOC103451794 gene encoding galactoside 2-alpha-L-fucosyltransferase-like isoform X2, with the protein product MDLRESKSRRRLSPQPNPAGRNKPVSADRVAPSTSRLMTPMNLTKILAVLLVSLPVLVTLSLVLQNSPSNQIKGFADARIIERLVQNDTSSSSSSDGFSDHTHMPKDELHDGLIAPGFDEGSCLSRYQSNFYRKISPHKPSSHLLSRLRGYEDLHKRCGPHTKPYNKTLEQLNSSDPITAIDSSEECKYVVWISYSGLGNKILTISSAFLYALLTNRVLLVDPGKDMADLFCEPFPENSWLLPNDFPVKDRFDALDQKSPYCYGNILKSKNNKIANASASFLYLHLAHDYDDQDRLFFCDEEQSLIEKVPWLIMRTDNYFVPSLFLMPSFEQELEKLFPEKETVFHHLGRYLFQPSNHVWGLITRYYQAHLAKVDERIGIQVRTFEAGPSPLRHVMNQIYACAFKEKLLPQVDRKKPIVTAASGIPKLKSVLITSLTSGYSEDLRNMYWEHPTVNGDTIGVFQPSHEGHQQTDKNLHDRKAWAEMYLLSLCDVLVTSAWSTFGYVAQGLGGLKPWILYKPENQTTPDPPCGQVMSMEPCFHAPPFYDCKAKKGVDTGALVPHVRHCEDMSWGLKLVDSHESHGQL